From Vibrio artabrorum, a single genomic window includes:
- a CDS encoding ABC transporter ATP-binding protein yields MNNSEDTISRSWLITQVKKHKSKLLFANIIAIVATLISVPIPLLMPLMVDEVLLDKPASGLEMMDHLLPSSLQTPTGYIALTLLLVIIMRSVSQALNILQGRQFTLVSKTITYQMRSKMIDKLGRISIRQYETKGSGGINAHLITDIETIDKFIGSTLSKFIISFLTVLGTAIVLLWLEWRLGLFILLVNPVVIYFSRKLGSRVKHLKKYENQSFERFQNRLVETLDGIYQLRAANKERIFLDELKVQANQVRIDADKYAWQSEAAGRVSFLLFLLGFELFRAVAMLMVLFSDLTIGQIFAVFGYLWFMLGPVQELLGIQFSWYSAKAALQRINDLLQLEEEKRPISKVNPFNDDQEVTVDIEGVTFSYTLENTVLNKLSLHIPAGKKVALVGASGGGKSTLIQLLIGVYQADSGCIRYNGETTDDISFDVIRNQIAVVLQQPILFNDTLRHNLTLGAEYDEMSLWRALEVSQMQDVIKQLSHGLDTQIGRNGVRLSGGQRQRLAIARMVLSNPKFVILDEATSALDTATESALHKALSEFLKDRTTLIVAHRLSAVKQADLIYVLEDGQVTQTGTHGELVEQQGLYQTLYGSVQSHA; encoded by the coding sequence ATGAACAATTCAGAAGATACTATTAGCCGTTCTTGGTTGATAACTCAAGTAAAAAAACACAAGTCCAAATTACTGTTTGCTAACATTATTGCTATTGTTGCAACGCTCATTAGTGTTCCTATCCCGTTGCTGATGCCATTAATGGTCGATGAAGTATTACTTGATAAGCCCGCTTCAGGCTTAGAGATGATGGACCACCTACTTCCTTCTTCGTTACAAACACCGACTGGCTATATAGCACTCACGTTGTTGTTAGTGATTATCATGCGCTCCGTTAGCCAAGCGTTGAATATTCTGCAAGGCCGTCAGTTTACGCTCGTGTCCAAGACAATTACCTATCAAATGCGCAGCAAGATGATAGATAAGCTTGGCCGTATCAGTATTCGGCAATACGAGACCAAAGGCAGTGGCGGTATCAATGCGCATTTGATTACCGATATTGAGACCATTGATAAATTTATTGGTTCTACCCTGTCAAAATTTATCATCAGCTTTTTAACTGTGCTTGGAACGGCCATCGTTTTACTTTGGTTAGAGTGGCGATTAGGGCTCTTTATCTTACTGGTTAATCCTGTTGTCATTTATTTCTCCCGTAAACTAGGCAGTAGGGTCAAACATCTTAAAAAATACGAAAATCAATCTTTTGAACGCTTTCAAAACCGCTTAGTCGAGACCTTAGATGGCATTTATCAACTAAGAGCGGCAAACAAAGAACGCATTTTTCTCGATGAACTTAAAGTGCAAGCAAACCAAGTCAGAATCGATGCCGACAAATACGCTTGGCAATCTGAAGCTGCTGGCCGTGTTTCGTTTCTACTCTTCTTATTAGGGTTCGAGCTTTTTCGTGCCGTCGCTATGCTAATGGTGCTATTCAGCGACTTAACCATCGGTCAGATTTTTGCGGTGTTCGGCTACTTATGGTTTATGTTAGGCCCTGTTCAAGAATTGCTAGGGATTCAATTCTCTTGGTATAGCGCGAAAGCGGCACTGCAGCGCATCAACGATCTTCTGCAACTAGAAGAAGAGAAGCGCCCAATCAGCAAAGTAAACCCATTTAATGATGATCAAGAAGTGACCGTCGATATCGAAGGTGTTACATTCTCTTACACATTAGAAAACACTGTTTTAAATAAGCTATCGCTGCATATACCAGCAGGTAAGAAAGTGGCTCTGGTCGGCGCAAGTGGCGGTGGTAAATCGACCTTAATCCAGTTGCTGATTGGGGTCTATCAAGCAGACTCTGGTTGCATTCGCTATAACGGTGAAACCACCGACGACATCAGCTTTGATGTAATACGCAATCAAATTGCCGTTGTTTTACAACAACCTATACTCTTTAACGATACATTGAGGCATAATCTGACCCTTGGTGCTGAATACGATGAAATGTCGTTGTGGCGCGCGCTTGAAGTCTCGCAAATGCAAGATGTCATCAAACAACTGAGTCATGGCTTGGATACGCAAATTGGTAGGAATGGCGTTCGACTGTCTGGCGGTCAACGACAACGCTTAGCCATCGCTCGCATGGTGCTGAGTAATCCTAAGTTTGTTATTCTTGATGAAGCGACATCGGCACTGGATACAGCAACAGAGTCAGCACTTCACAAGGCATTGAGCGAGTTTTTGAAAGATCGCACAACTTTGATTGTGGCTCATCGATTATCAGCGGTGAAACAAGCCGATCTAATCTATGTTTTGGAAGATGGACAAGTCACACAAACGGGAACACATGGTGAATTGGTTGAACAACAAGGACTCTATCAAACACTCTATGGCAGTGTGCAGTCGCACGCCTGA
- a CDS encoding GAF domain-containing protein: MKIEHYQRLTKQAIALIESETDLTANLANISSLLFMELDELNWAGFYLMKQGMAQGKDELVLGPFQGKPACVRIPVGRGVCGTAVATNSVQRIYDVHEFEGHIACDAASNSEIVIPFSIDGKIAGVLDIDSPNVGRFSQIDEDGLTFFMAEVEKLLNSHTNKA; this comes from the coding sequence ATGAAAATAGAACATTACCAGCGCTTAACCAAGCAAGCCATTGCATTAATTGAATCAGAAACCGATCTAACTGCTAATCTTGCTAATATCAGTTCATTATTGTTCATGGAGTTGGATGAGCTGAATTGGGCGGGTTTCTATTTAATGAAGCAAGGCATGGCTCAGGGAAAAGATGAACTTGTGTTAGGACCCTTTCAAGGCAAACCAGCTTGTGTTCGCATACCTGTAGGGCGTGGCGTGTGTGGAACGGCGGTTGCAACGAACAGCGTTCAACGTATTTACGATGTTCATGAGTTTGAAGGTCATATTGCTTGTGACGCTGCGAGTAACTCTGAAATCGTTATTCCTTTCTCGATTGATGGGAAAATAGCGGGTGTTCTTGATATCGATAGCCCAAATGTTGGTCGTTTTTCTCAAATCGATGAAGATGGACTGACATTTTTCATGGCAGAAGTAGAAAAGCTGCTTAATTCGCATACGAACAAGGCATAA
- the proQ gene encoding RNA chaperone ProQ yields MENTEKLKNSKEVIAYIAECFPKCFTLEGEAKPLKIGIFQDLAERLNEDEKVSKTQLRAALRQYTSSWRYLHGVKAGAERVDLDGNACGTLEEEHVEHAKATLAESKAKVQARRKEQAQKAREEGKAKPKAKKAQPPRRQAPKAPKVEKPVETRALNADEFIAGKEVNVNMGKGNMAATIVEINKQDVRVQLANGLQMVVKAEHLRA; encoded by the coding sequence ATGGAAAACACTGAAAAGTTAAAAAACAGCAAAGAAGTTATCGCATATATTGCTGAATGTTTCCCTAAATGCTTTACTTTAGAAGGTGAGGCAAAACCACTTAAAATTGGTATTTTTCAAGATCTTGCTGAACGTCTAAATGAAGACGAAAAAGTCAGTAAGACTCAGCTTCGTGCAGCGTTAAGACAGTACACATCATCATGGCGTTACCTGCACGGCGTAAAAGCGGGCGCAGAACGTGTTGACCTAGACGGCAACGCATGTGGCACATTAGAAGAAGAGCACGTTGAACACGCTAAAGCGACACTTGCAGAAAGCAAAGCGAAAGTTCAAGCTCGTCGTAAAGAACAAGCACAAAAAGCGCGTGAAGAAGGCAAAGCAAAACCTAAAGCGAAGAAAGCTCAACCGCCTCGTCGTCAAGCGCCTAAAGCTCCAAAAGTAGAAAAGCCTGTTGAAACACGCGCTTTGAACGCTGACGAATTCATCGCTGGCAAAGAAGTAAATGTGAACATGGGTAAAGGAAACATGGCTGCGACCATTGTTGAAATCAATAAGCAAGATGTGCGTGTTCAGTTAGCAAACGGCCTACAAATGGTTGTTAAAGCGGAGCACTTGCGCGCTTAA
- the prc gene encoding carboxy terminal-processing peptidase — protein MKCRSKLTLIAASFWLVASAQALEAKLNQDDLPILAPEVQHETASKRVTSRFTRSHYKHFNLNDNFSQAIFNRYLGMLDYNRNIFTQADIDSLASSSTQIDDQLKAGNNQIAFDVYNLSMRKRFERFQYALSLLDTEIKFDTDESIELDRSKAEWPKDIAEVNELWRKRVKYDALNLKLTGKKWPEIQEILEKRYNNAMKRITQSHNEDAFQIYMNAFAREVDPHTSYLSPRNAEQFQSEMNLSLEGIGAVLQMTDDYTVIRSLVAGGPASNSKQLSDGDRIVGVGQDGEEMVDVIGWRLDDVVQLIKGPKGTKVKLQILPDGKDAKSHVVTIVRDKIRLEDRAVKSEVIEQDGKKIGVLEVPSFYVGLSKDTDKLITELKGQGVEGIIVDLRNNGGGALTEATELSGLFIKEGPVVQVRDSYGRVKVNSDTDGKISYQGPLTVLINRYSASASEIFAAAMQDYGRAVILGENSFGKGTVQQHRSLNHIYDLFDKELGYVQYTIQKFYRINGGSTQNKGVVPDIAYPSPIDPADTGESVEGNALPWDSIDKANYSKLQRNDKEIASLTTKHQTRIKTDMEFGFIAQDIAKYKADKDDNYLSLNEKVRQKESDDADALRLERINQRQKAAKLEPFKTLDDVPKDYEAPDAYLDESVAIMLDMIKK, from the coding sequence ATGAAATGCCGTTCAAAATTGACACTGATTGCTGCTAGCTTTTGGCTAGTAGCTTCAGCGCAGGCTCTCGAAGCCAAATTAAATCAGGATGATTTGCCTATACTCGCTCCTGAGGTTCAACACGAAACAGCAAGTAAACGTGTCACCTCTCGATTTACTCGTTCTCATTATAAACACTTCAATCTCAACGATAATTTTTCTCAAGCTATCTTTAACCGTTATTTAGGGATGCTGGATTATAATCGTAATATTTTCACACAAGCTGATATTGATTCACTCGCATCTTCATCTACGCAAATCGATGATCAACTGAAAGCGGGTAATAATCAGATCGCATTCGATGTCTATAATTTGTCTATGCGGAAGCGTTTTGAACGTTTTCAATATGCATTGTCTCTGCTCGATACCGAAATTAAGTTTGATACCGATGAAAGTATAGAGCTCGATCGCAGTAAAGCTGAATGGCCAAAAGATATCGCTGAAGTGAATGAACTTTGGAGAAAACGTGTTAAATACGATGCGTTGAATCTAAAACTTACGGGTAAAAAATGGCCTGAAATTCAAGAGATCTTGGAAAAGCGTTACAACAATGCGATGAAGCGTATTACGCAATCGCATAATGAAGATGCTTTCCAGATTTATATGAACGCCTTCGCGCGTGAAGTCGATCCGCATACCAGTTACCTTTCTCCAAGAAATGCAGAGCAATTCCAATCTGAGATGAATCTATCTCTAGAAGGTATTGGTGCTGTACTTCAGATGACAGACGACTACACCGTGATTCGCTCTTTAGTGGCTGGTGGCCCTGCGTCAAACAGCAAACAATTGAGCGATGGCGACCGTATTGTTGGCGTTGGTCAAGATGGCGAAGAGATGGTTGATGTTATCGGCTGGCGTTTAGACGATGTAGTGCAATTAATTAAAGGACCGAAAGGGACCAAAGTTAAGCTACAGATCTTGCCAGATGGTAAAGATGCAAAAAGTCACGTTGTCACAATCGTGCGCGATAAGATTCGTTTAGAAGACCGTGCTGTTAAATCTGAAGTGATTGAGCAAGATGGCAAGAAGATTGGTGTACTAGAAGTACCAAGTTTCTATGTTGGCCTTTCTAAAGATACCGATAAATTGATCACTGAGCTTAAAGGGCAAGGTGTCGAAGGTATTATTGTTGATCTGAGAAACAATGGTGGTGGCGCACTCACGGAAGCTACCGAACTCTCTGGTTTGTTTATTAAAGAGGGACCTGTCGTTCAGGTGCGTGATAGCTATGGTCGTGTCAAAGTGAACAGTGATACGGATGGCAAGATCAGTTACCAAGGCCCGTTAACGGTATTGATAAATCGTTACAGTGCTTCAGCATCCGAGATCTTTGCAGCAGCGATGCAAGATTATGGTCGTGCAGTTATCCTTGGCGAAAACTCTTTTGGTAAAGGGACTGTGCAACAGCATCGGTCGTTAAACCATATCTATGATTTATTCGATAAAGAGTTGGGTTACGTTCAATATACCATCCAGAAATTCTATCGAATCAATGGTGGAAGTACGCAAAACAAAGGTGTAGTGCCTGATATTGCTTACCCAAGCCCGATTGATCCAGCAGATACAGGGGAGAGTGTTGAAGGTAATGCTTTGCCTTGGGATAGTATTGATAAGGCGAATTACTCCAAGTTACAACGTAACGATAAAGAGATCGCCTCTCTAACAACTAAACACCAAACTCGCATTAAGACGGATATGGAATTTGGTTTTATCGCGCAAGATATTGCAAAATATAAAGCAGATAAAGATGATAACTACCTTTCTCTCAATGAAAAGGTACGCCAGAAAGAGAGTGATGATGCGGATGCACTGCGTCTAGAGCGTATCAATCAACGTCAAAAAGCGGCTAAATTAGAGCCCTTTAAGACATTAGATGATGTACCTAAAGACTATGAAGCCCCAGATGCTTATCTTGATGAGTCCGTCGCTATCATGTTGGATATGATCAAGAAATAG
- the pepN gene encoding aminopeptidase N, with protein MAHIPQAKYRKDYQSPSHTISEIDLTFDLYDSASIITAVSSVKQEKDSSSLVLDGEGLKLVSVLVEGKEWTQYELSETQLTLNDLPKQFALTIVTEVNPEGNTALEGLYKSGGAFCTQCEAEGFRRITYYMDRPDVLAKFTTTVIADKAENPFLLSNGNRIDEGEAENGRHWVKWQDPHPKPAYLFALVAGDFDVLRDAYTTQSGRKVDLEIFVDKGNLDRANHAMVSLINSMKWDEERFNLEYDLDIYMIVAVDFFNMGAMENKGLNVFNSKFVLANDQTATDTDYLGIEAVIGHEYFHNWTGNRVTCRDWFQLSLKEGLTVFRDQEFSSDLGSRAVNRINNVRIIRGPQFAEDASPMSHPIRPDKVIEMNNFYTLTVYEKGSEVIRMIHTLLGEDGFQKGMKLYFERHDGTAATCEDFVAAMEDASGVDLSQFRLWYSQSGTPTLSVESHYDAEKKEYTLTTRQVTSPTHEQTEKQALHIPLDIELYAASGDVIELQCNGKPVHNVLDVKEAEQTFVFENVNELPVPSLLREFSAPVKLEYNYSDDELIFLMVHARNEFSRWDAGQMLLAKYIRSNVENVQQGLKFALCSRVVDAFRGVLLSDTLEPAFIAEMLSLPSHNEVSGWYERVDIDAVASVLNSMKITLASELEDELAAVFHSNALTEYTIDHDSIGKRTLRKVCLSYLAHTEQGNDLVVAMYQQANNMTDTMAAMAAANSAQLACRETLMADYSDKWKHDGLVMDKWFALQGTNPSSNALEVIKASMSHQAFSLKNPNRTRNLVGTFLNMNPVQFHDKSGQGYAFAGEILRELNSSNPQVASRLIDPLLKFRKYDDERQALIKKELETLKNMDNLAKDLFEKVNKALDV; from the coding sequence ATGGCACACATACCTCAAGCCAAGTATCGTAAAGATTATCAATCACCATCTCACACTATCTCTGAAATCGATCTTACTTTCGATTTGTACGATTCAGCATCCATCATTACGGCGGTGTCTAGTGTTAAGCAAGAGAAAGATAGCTCGAGCTTAGTACTTGATGGTGAAGGCTTGAAGTTGGTTTCTGTGTTGGTAGAAGGTAAAGAGTGGACTCAATACGAGCTGTCTGAAACTCAACTGACACTGAACGATTTACCAAAACAATTCGCACTTACGATCGTGACCGAAGTTAACCCTGAAGGAAACACGGCACTAGAAGGGTTGTACAAGTCGGGTGGTGCTTTCTGTACACAATGTGAAGCGGAAGGTTTCCGTCGTATTACTTATTACATGGACCGCCCAGATGTATTGGCGAAATTCACGACAACGGTTATCGCGGACAAAGCAGAAAATCCATTCCTACTCAGTAATGGTAACCGTATAGACGAAGGTGAAGCTGAAAACGGTCGTCACTGGGTTAAATGGCAAGACCCACACCCAAAACCAGCTTACTTGTTTGCACTGGTTGCCGGCGACTTTGATGTACTTCGTGATGCTTACACCACGCAATCGGGTCGCAAAGTCGACCTCGAAATCTTTGTCGACAAAGGCAATCTAGACAGAGCTAACCACGCGATGGTTTCTCTGATTAACTCAATGAAGTGGGATGAAGAGCGCTTCAACCTAGAATACGACTTAGACATCTATATGATCGTAGCCGTAGATTTCTTCAACATGGGGGCGATGGAAAACAAAGGCTTGAATGTATTCAACTCTAAGTTTGTTTTAGCAAACGACCAAACGGCAACGGATACCGATTACCTAGGTATCGAAGCGGTAATCGGTCACGAATATTTCCATAACTGGACCGGAAACCGAGTCACTTGTCGTGATTGGTTCCAGTTGAGCTTGAAAGAAGGCTTAACCGTATTCCGTGATCAAGAGTTCTCATCTGATCTTGGTTCTCGCGCAGTAAACCGAATCAACAATGTTCGTATTATTCGCGGGCCACAATTCGCTGAAGACGCAAGTCCAATGTCTCACCCAATTCGCCCTGACAAAGTAATCGAAATGAATAATTTCTATACTTTAACGGTATATGAAAAGGGCAGTGAAGTGATCAGAATGATCCACACATTGCTGGGTGAAGACGGTTTTCAAAAAGGCATGAAGCTTTACTTTGAACGTCACGATGGCACAGCCGCAACCTGTGAAGATTTCGTAGCGGCAATGGAAGACGCATCGGGTGTTGACCTGTCTCAATTCCGTTTGTGGTACAGCCAATCTGGCACGCCGACGCTCTCTGTTGAAAGCCATTACGATGCAGAGAAAAAAGAGTACACGTTAACCACTCGCCAAGTAACGTCTCCAACGCATGAGCAAACGGAAAAGCAGGCTCTGCATATTCCATTAGATATTGAGCTATACGCGGCTTCCGGTGATGTGATTGAGTTACAGTGTAATGGAAAGCCTGTTCATAATGTATTAGATGTGAAAGAAGCAGAGCAAACGTTCGTATTTGAGAATGTTAATGAGCTGCCTGTACCATCTTTGCTGCGCGAGTTTTCTGCGCCAGTGAAACTTGAATATAACTATTCCGATGACGAGTTGATCTTCCTAATGGTGCATGCTCGTAATGAGTTCTCTCGTTGGGATGCCGGGCAAATGCTGCTAGCGAAATACATACGCAGTAACGTAGAGAACGTTCAACAAGGCCTAAAATTTGCTCTTTGTTCTAGAGTGGTGGATGCATTCCGAGGCGTACTGCTAAGTGATACATTAGAACCTGCGTTTATTGCTGAGATGCTTTCATTACCAAGTCACAATGAAGTGTCTGGTTGGTATGAACGTGTGGATATTGATGCGGTCGCATCTGTGCTTAACTCAATGAAAATAACACTAGCTTCAGAACTTGAAGACGAGTTAGCGGCGGTTTTTCACAGCAATGCTTTGACCGAATACACGATTGACCATGATTCCATTGGTAAGCGTACTTTGCGTAAGGTGTGTTTGAGCTACTTGGCTCATACAGAGCAAGGTAATGATTTGGTTGTTGCTATGTACCAGCAAGCTAACAACATGACAGACACAATGGCAGCAATGGCGGCGGCAAACAGCGCACAACTAGCATGTCGTGAAACCTTAATGGCTGATTACAGCGACAAGTGGAAACACGATGGTCTGGTGATGGACAAATGGTTTGCTCTTCAAGGAACAAATCCTAGTTCAAATGCACTTGAAGTCATCAAAGCATCGATGTCGCACCAAGCGTTCAGTTTGAAAAACCCAAATCGAACTCGGAACTTAGTGGGGACGTTCTTAAATATGAACCCAGTTCAATTCCATGATAAATCAGGTCAAGGTTACGCGTTTGCTGGTGAGATCTTGCGTGAACTGAACAGCAGCAACCCACAAGTCGCTTCACGTTTAATCGATCCGCTATTAAAGTTCCGTAAGTACGATGATGAGCGCCAAGCTCTGATTAAAAAAGAACTTGAAACGCTTAAGAACATGGACAATTTAGCTAAAGATCTATTTGAGAAAGTGAATAAAGCACTCGACGTTTAG
- a CDS encoding DUF2835 domain-containing protein, which translates to MNYYIFRLNISYQQFLASYSGAASRVQVITTTGLRLELPATRFRPFLTQIGVRGQFRLITDQKNKFIKLEAL; encoded by the coding sequence ATGAATTACTACATTTTCCGACTTAACATTTCATATCAACAGTTTTTAGCCAGTTATTCAGGGGCGGCGAGTAGAGTACAAGTGATAACCACGACGGGGTTGCGCTTAGAGTTACCTGCAACTCGTTTTAGACCATTTCTTACACAAATAGGGGTTAGAGGTCAATTTAGGCTAATAACTGACCAAAAAAATAAGTTTATTAAGTTAGAAGCTCTATAA